The Setaria italica strain Yugu1 chromosome IX, Setaria_italica_v2.0, whole genome shotgun sequence genome has a window encoding:
- the LOC101763523 gene encoding G-type lectin S-receptor-like serine/threonine-protein kinase At1g34300, with amino-acid sequence MPALQQRPGDLALLCCFALLLPLLSHGADIPLGSTLSPRNSASWSSPNNTFSLSFTPSSTSPSLFVAAITYAGGVPVWSAGAGAAVDSGGSLRLSSSGDLELINGSGVVLWSSMTGGQGVTAAAVEESGNLVLKNSKTTLWQSFDHPTDTVVMSQKFTSRMNLTTGPYVFSVDKSSGNLTLRWTSENTAVTYFNKGYNTSFTGHMTLSSPTLTIQTNGLVLLTDLRLTSSPIVVAYSSNYGESGDMLRFLRLDSDGNLRAYSAARGGDAASEQWSAVADQCQVFGYCGDMGVCSYNGTSPVCGCPSQNFQLSNPSNPRDGCRRKVDLENCPGNTTMLQLDNTQFLTYPPEVAAEQFFVGITACRLNCLAAVSCVASTALSDGSGLCWLKVSNFVSAYRSPALPSTSFVKVCFPGLPNPPPSL; translated from the coding sequence ATGCCAGCTTTGCAGCAACGTCCCGGGGATCTTGCTCTCCTCTGCTGCttcgcgctcctcctcccgctgctcTCCCATGGCGCCGACATCCCGCTGGGGTCGACCCTCTCGCCGCGCAACTCGGCGTCATGGTCGTCGCCCAACAACACATTCTCGCTCTCCTTCACGCCGTCCTCGACTTCCCCGTCCCTCTTCGTTGCCGCCATCACCTACGCCGGCGGGGTCCCCGTCTGgtccgcgggcgccggcgccgccgttgaCTCGGGCGGCTCGCTCCGCCTCTCGTCCAGCGGTGACCTCGAGCTCATCAACGGATCTGGGGTCGTGCTCTGGTCGTCCATGACCGGCGGCCAGGGCgtcaccgccgcggccgtcgaggAGAGTGGCAACCTCGTGCTCAAGAACTCCAAAACCACCCTGTGGCAGTCGTTCGACCACCCCACGGACACGGTGGTCATGTCGCAGAAATTCACCTCCCGGATGAACCTCACCACCGGCCCCTACGTCTTCTCCGTTGACAAGAGCTCCGGGAACCTGACGCTAAGGTGGACCAGCGAGAACACCGCCGTCACCTACTTCAACAAAGGCTACAACACGTCCTTCACGGGGCACATGACGCTGAGCTCGCCGACGCTCACGATACAGACCAACGGCCTCGTGTTGCTGACCGACCTCCGGCTGACGTCGTCCCCGATCGTGGTGGCGTACAGCAGCAACTACGGCGAGAGCGGCGACATGCTGCGGTTCCTGCGGCTCGACTCCGACGGCAACCTCCGCGCCTacagcgcggcgcgcggcggcgacgcggcgtcGGAGCAgtggtcggcggtggcggaccaGTGCCAGGTGTTCGGCTACTGCGGCGACATGGGCGTGTGCAGCTACAACGGCACGTCGCCGGTGTGCGGGTGCCCGTCGCAGAACTTCCAGCTCAGCAACCCCTCCAACCCGCGCGACGGCTGCAGGCGCAAGGTGGACCTCGAGAACTGCCCCGGCAACACCACCATGCTCCAGCTCGACAACACGCAGTTCCTCACCTACCCGCCGGAGGTCGCAGCCGAGCAGTTCTTCGTCGGGATCACCGCCTGCCGCCTCAActgcctcgccgccgtctcctgcGTGGCGTCCACGGCGCTCTCCGATGGATCGGGCCTGTGCTGGCTCAAGGTCTCCAACTTCGTGAGCGCCTACCGGTCGCCCGCGCTGCCGAGCACGTCCTTCGTGAAGGTCTGCTTTCCCGGGCTGCCCAACCCGCCCCCATCGCTGTGA
- the LOC101781457 gene encoding uncharacterized protein LOC101781457, which produces MQALARASRGIAAAVRPSAVEAAHGGQLQQARGIVVQVRDGNLDRALSVMERKIRSSGMERLIRARTHHHVKDSEKRVLARKALMQRVKSQELGKKLREILIKKIRGQ; this is translated from the exons ATGCAGGCGCTGGCAAGGGCGTCGCGGGGgatcgcggcggcggtgcgcccGTCAGCGGTGGAGGCAGCGCACGGCGGCCAGCTGCAGCAGGCCCGGGGCATCGTGGTGCAGGTGAGGGACGGGAACCTGGACCGGGCGCTGTCGGTCATGGAGCGCAAGATTCGGTCCAGCGGCATGGAGCGCCTCATCCGGGCGCGCACCCACCACCACGTCAAGGACTCGGAGAAGCGCGTGCTCGCGCGCAAGGCGCTCATGCAGCGCGTTAAGTCCCAGGAGCTCGGCAAGAAGCTCCGCGAGATCCTCATCAAGAAGATCAG GGGCCAGTGA